The Pseudodesulfovibrio cashew genomic sequence CTTCTTGTTGCCGTCGTGCAGGATTTCGCGGACGCGCTCGTCGGTGCAGGCGGCGCGGCGTTCCTGCATGGGAGTGAGGAATCGTTCCATGGACTCCATGAGCAGCTTTTTGCAATCCACGCAACCCCAGGAGGCGTTGCGACAGCCTTCCTGAATCTCCGGCAGCTTTTCCGGATCGGTGAGCAGCCGGTGATAGGGGTAGAGGTTGCAGATTTCCGGGTCGCCCGGGTCGGACTTGCGCAGTCGGTTCTCGTCGGTCTTCATGCCGCGCAGTTTGGGCATGATCTCCTCCATGGGCTCGGAGAGCATGATGGAGTTGCCGTAGGACTTGGACATCTTGCGTCCGTCCAGGCCGAGGAGCTTGGACTCTTCGGTGAGCATGTCCGCCGGTTCCGGGAAAAGGTCGGTGTTGTTCAGGTGGTTGAAGCGGCGGGCGATCTCGCGGGTCAGCTCCAGGTGCGGGAGCTGGTCCTTGCCAACGGGCACGGCGCACGCCTTGTACATGAGGATATCGGTGCTCATGAGCACGGGATAGCCCAGGAAGCCGTAGGTGTTCAGGTCCTTCTGGACCAGTTCGGTCTTCTGTTCCTTGTAGGTGGGGCAGCGCTCCAGCCAGCCGAGCGGGGTGGTCATCGAGAGCATGAGGTGCAGCTCTGCGTGTTCCTTGATCTTGGACTGCTGGAAGATGACGCATTTTTCCGGGTCCAGGCCGGAGGCGACCCAATCCTTGACCAGGCCGGGCACGAAGCCCTTGATCCGGGTGGGATTGGCGTATTCGCTGGTCAGGGCGTGCCAGTCGGCCACGAAAAAGTAGCAGTCGTATTCTTCCTGGAGCTTGATCCAGTTGGCGATGACGCCGAAGTAGTGACCGAGGTGGAGGGGGCCGGTGGGCCGCATGCCGGAGAGAATGCGTTTGTTGTCGCTCATGATGGAATCGCTGGGTTTATATGTTGACGCCGAGCAGGGCGGCCGCGCCCGAGACCAGGGGGAAGATCACCTGGCCCACCAGGGAGTAGCCGGAGAAGCGCCCGACAAGGATCAGGCCGATGAGGATGAAGAATCCGTATCGGCTGAGGCTCATGTACTTGTAAGCCAGACGAGGCGGCAGAAAATACGCCAGAACGTTGCTGCCGTCCAGTGGCGGGATGGGAATGAGGTTGAAGATGCCGAGGACAAGGTTCACGAAGACCCCGGCCTCGCAGATGTAATACAGGGGCACCACCACTGACTGGGCCAGCCCTCCTTGGGTGAAGGGGATCGAGGCCAGCAGGTGCAGGACGATGGCGAAGACGCAGGCGAGGATGAAATTGACGCCCGGACCGGCGATGGCGGTGAGCAGCATGCCCTTGCGCGGGTCCTTGAAGTAGTTCGGATTGATGGGCACGGGCTTGGCCCAGCCGAACTGGACGAAAAAGAAGGCCAGGGTTCCCAGCGGGTCCAGATGCCTGATGGGGTTGAGCGTCAGCCGTCCCATGGACTTGGCCGTGGGGTCGCCGAGCAGATAGGCGACGTAGCCGTGGGCCACCTCATGGCAGACCAGGGCGATGAGCAGGCCGGGAGCAAGGATGACCGCCTGCTGGAGGGCGGCTGCGGAAAAGAAAGCGGGCATGCGAAGCGGCTACCATGCGAGGGTGGGCGACGCAAGCGGAATGTCCGTGACGATCCCTTACGGGTGCGCCGCAACAGGACGTTTGCCAGGGATGAACCGGAACCGGTCCAGCGCTTCCCGCGTCTCTTGGGTGACGTGGTGCCCTGGCAGGTCGATGCGGACCCGTTTCTCCAGCTTGGCCTCATGCAGGGCAGTTGCAAAAGCCGGGGTGGAGGTCAGGAGTTCCTGGAATTCGCCGGACTCATACGCGGCCTCGAGACCACGGAGGATGTCGTTGTGGAGGTCCTGCCTGTCCTTTCCCACAAAGAAGTAGAAGGCAAATGGGTAGGTCAGCAGCAGGTGCTCGTCGATGACCAGTTCCGGGTTGGTGCCCTTTTGCAGCCGATACTCTCCGCCAATCTCGAAAAGCCCGCGCGGGAAGAGGTCCACCCGGCCGGCGGCGGTCATCCTGTAGAGGAGTTCCCCTTTGTACACCTCCTCGACACGGAGGCCTGCGGCCCTGAGGATGGGGACATCGGCCCAGCCGAGCCCCTGGATGAAAGTGAACTCGCGGAGATCCTCCAGGGTGCGTACCGACTTCAGCTTGCCTGCCGTGGCCTTGTTGGTGAGCAGGATGCGCTGTCCCGAGCCGACACCGAGCATGATGGGTGCGTGCACCGCCAACAGCTCGGTTTCGAGCTTCGGGCTCGTGCCCAGAACGATGACGCAAGCCTCGCCAGGGGTCTTGATGCGCTCGATTCGACGTAATTGAGAGGACTCGTCTATGCTGACGGCGACGCGGTAGGGCTTGCCGGACTTGGTGAGCGCAAGCTTGAGAAGCGCCTCGTTGTAGCCCTCGCCCGCATTCTCTGCGGATTGGATGAGATGAACCGTCTCCGGCTCCTCCGCCAGGCAGGGCAAACAGGCTCCCAGGAGCAGGGTCAGAATTGTAAGCAAAAGGCGCGGCACGCTTCATTCTCCGGATGATGTGGGAACAGTCGCCCCAGAAAACGCAATTTCACCCCGTTGTCAATGTTCCGCTCAAGGCGGCTACATGATCTCGGCGCGGGACAGCATCTCCACGAACCGTTTGAGTAGCGGCTTTTCCACCATGCCATCGTCGTCCATGATGGTCTTGAGCGCCTCAAAGGGACGCAGGGCCTTGCGGTAGGGCATATTACGGGTCAGCGTGTCGTAGGCGTTGCACAGGCAGATTATCTGCACGTACTGCGGGATGTCCTCGCTGCCGGCCTTGGTGGGATAGCCTTTGCCGTCGGCCCGCTCGTGGTGGAAGAGGATGCAGTTGGAGGCGATGGAGGAGAGGTTGAAGCAGGAGCAGGTTCTGGCCCCGACCATGGGGTGCAGCTGAAGCACGGCGGCTTCGTCTCCGCTGAGCTCTGCGGGGTCCTTGGTCACGATGTCCTGGGGGAGGCCTATTTTGCCGATGTCGTGGAGCAGGGCGCCCATGCCGCAGGATAGGATCTTGAAATCCTGGTAGCCGAACTCATGCATCAGGGCCATGGAGTAGACCATGGTGCTGATGCCGTGGTGGTAAATATTGTACCCCTTGCTGATGAAGCCGGAAAGATGCTTGAGGGGCTTGGGCGACTGGATGAACCCGGCGGTGGAAGTAATAAGCTGCTCGAATCGGTGGTATCGCTTCTCAAAGGTGGGGCCGGGCAGCTTGTCTTCATAGAGTTCCTTGCCCAACATGGCGGCGGCGTTGGACCAGGCCTCGGCGCGTTTGTCCAGGGGAATTCCCTCGTCATCCAGGATGCCGGTGATATACTCGTTCAGATAGGTTCGGTAGCTGTCCAGGCTGCGCTTGTCGATGTATACGTTGTTGACGCTGTTGGCGGCCAGTTCGCGGCATTGGCCGCCGGTCAGGGTCATGCCGGCGGCGTTGAACAGGACGTAGTTGCCCTCATGGCGCAGGAAGACGTCGAAGGGTACCCGGGAGTCGGCCCGCAACATGAGTGGGGAGATGGAGACGTATTGGGGCTTGCTGCGCTTCGGGACCATGCGTGTTTTCCTGTGGCGGCGTCAGGTTGTCTGAAATGACGCCCTGTGCCGTATGGATTTTTCTACGTGCCGCCTTTCCCGATGTCAATTTCGCGGTTGTGACGCCAGCTGGGAAGCAAAAGGCGTCCTCTCCATTTCGGGAGAGGACGCCCTGCGGAAAAAATACCGGGGACGGCCTACATGCCGGCCTTGTTCACGGCCATGCGCACCTTGTCCTTGAGTTCGGTAAGATCCACGGACTTGACCACGTAGTAGTCGGCGGCGATGGATTTGAGGTCGTGCTGGAAGGAGTCGTAGGCCGTGGACAGGATAACCGGAATCTGTTGGTTCTGGGAGCGGATCTCCTGCAACAGGTCCAGGCCGGACCGGTTCACGCCGAGTTTGATATCCAGAATGACGATGGTCGGGTCTTCGCGGCCGATGACGTCGAGGATGTCCTCCTCTCCGTCGGAGGTGGCCACTTCATAGCCGTCGGCCTCCAGTTCTTCCCGGTAGAGCATGCGGATGTGTTTTTCGTCGTCGACGACGAGAATCTTCGGTTGGCTCATGGAATCCTCCTTGAGAAAATATCCCTATGTCGGACGTTACAGGACATTGCGGTTTTGGGTCAACACGATTCCCTTATTTTTTGGCAAGGATTGGCATTTGCCGCATGCGTCAGCAGGGACTCCACGCCTTCCGACCTTGAACTCGGCGGACTTCGCGGGTAGGGTCCGCCCACACCGCTGGCATTCAAAACGGCTGGCGGAAGGAGAAACAATCATGATTACCGTCCATCTCGAACCGGAGGGGGAAGTGGTCGAGCTGCACAATACCAAAAGTGTGCTCGCCGTGCTGAACCGGCTGAACCTCCGTTCCACCATGGCCATCGTCGTCCGCGACGGCGAGCTGCTCACCCCGGACCGCAAGCTGCACATGAACGACGTGCTGATGGTCCGCAAAGTCACGTCCGCAGGCTAGGGAGGCCATCATATGAAATGCTCTCGCTGCAAAAAGCTCGCGTGCGTGGCCCTGCCCAGCCACCACGCCGGATTCTGTCCCGAGTGCTTCCCGCTCTTTTTCACCCGCCAGGTGGAGACCGCCATCCGGCGCGAAAAGATGTTCACCCATGACGAGCGCATCCTCGTGGCCCTGTCCGGCGGCAAGGACTCCCTGGCGTTGATGCTGGAGCTCAAGCTCCAGGGATACGACGTCACCGGTCTGCACATCGACCTCGGCATCCCGGATTCCTCGTGGAAGGCGCGCAAGAAGGTCGAGGACTTCTGCGATGCCAACGACCTGAAGCTGGAAGTCTTTGAAATGGAGGCGTGGGGATTGCCCATCTGCGACGTGAAGCAGTACGTGGACCGTCCAGTCTGCGCCGTGTGCGGCAAGCTCAAGCGTCACCACTTCAATCGCATCGCCCGCGAGGGTGGCTACGACGCCCTGGCCACGGGTCACAACCTCGATGACGAGGTGGCGCGCCTGTTCGCCAACACCCTGCGCTGGGACACCCCCTACCTTTCGGATCAGGGCCCGGTTCTGCCCGCGAGCGACGGGTTCGTGCGCAAGGTCAAGCCGCTCTTCCGCCTCTCGGAGTTCGAGACCGCCAACTACGCGTTCCTCAAGGGCATCGAGATTCATTCCGACCCCTGCCCCTACGCTTCGGGCGCGAGCTTCACCAACCACAAGCAGTTGTGGGGCGAACTGGAGCACCGCAGCCCGGGCCAGAAGTTTCAGTTCTACAACGGGTTCCTCCAGCGCGGCAAACTGGCCTTCCAGGCCCTGGAAAAGGAAACCGGCGCGACCCTGCAGCCGTGCGAGGAGTGCGGTTCGCCCACCAGCGTGGGGCGCTGCTCCATCTGCCGCATCAAGGAATCGGTCCACCGGAAAAAGGCCGCCGCAGCGGAAGGATAGGCGATCATGGCCGCCCCGAAGATCTCCGTGACCCTGCCCTGCTACAACTGCGGGGAGACTGTGGGCCGGGCTCTGGACTCGATCCTGGCCCAGACCTGTGGGGATTTCGAGGTGGTGGCCGTGGATGACGGCAGCACGGACCACACCGCGTCCGTGTTGGCCGAATACGTCCGCAGGGATGGGCGCGTGCGTACCTTCTCCATCGAGCACGGCGGGGTGGTTGCCGCGGCCAACGCCGCCATCGAGGCAGCCCGTGGGCGGTACATCGCGCGCATGGACGCCGACGACGAGATGCTTCCCGAACGGCTGGCCGCCCAGGCCGGGCTCCTGGACGAAAATCCCGGCCTCGGCCTGGTGGGCTGCCGGGTGCGCTTCGGCGGTTGCCGCGAGTCCTGCGCCGGCTACGCCCACTATGTGGACTGGACCAACACGCTGCTCACGCCCGAGGCCATCTCCCTGAACCGATTCGTGGAGTTCCCGGTGCCCAACCCGTCCATCCTCTATCGCCGGGAGTGCGTGGAGACCCACGGCCTCTACCGCGACGGCGACTTTCCCGAGGACTACGAACTGCTCCTGCGCTGGCTGGAGGCCGGGGTGGCCATGGCCAAGGTGGACGAGGAGCTGCTGGTCTGGAACGACCCGCCCTCGCGTCTCTCGCGCAACCACCCGCGCTACGACGTGGACGCCTTCTACCGGGTCAAGAGCGAATACCTGGCTCGCTGGCTGGGGGCCAACAACCCGCACCATCCTGTTGTCCACATTCTCGGCTCGGGGAGGACCACCCGCAAGCGCGCCGACCTGCTCCTTGACCACGACATCGAGTTCGCGGCCTACCACGATGTGGACCCGCGCAAGATCGGCCACGTGGTCAACGGCGTGCCCGTGCTCGACCGCGACAGGATTCCGCAGCCCGGAGCTGGGTTCTGCCTTCCCTATGTGGCCAGCCGGGGAGCGCGCGAGGAGATCGCCGAGTTCCTGGAGGCTCGAGGCTTCGTGCTCGGGCTGGATTATCTTCCCGCAGCGTAACATACTCTGATCACGGTCAATGCGCTTGACCAAAACAGCGGAATCGGCGTATCGCTTGATCGATTTTCTCAATAGTAACCATACGAGGAAGCCGATGATAGTCACGAACATCGAGTCCATTCCGGGGAAAACCGTTGTCGAGCACTTCGGCCTGGTTTCCGGCAACACCATCCGCGCCAAGCACTTCGGGCGGGATTTCATGGCGAGCCTGAAGAACATCGTTGGCGGCGAACTGAAAGGATACACCGAGCTGCTGCAGGAGTCCCGCGAGGAGGCCACCCGGCGCATGACCGAGGAAGCCCGCGAACTGGGAGCCAACGCCGTGATCAACGTCCGCTTCTCCACCTCTTCGGTGGCGGCGGGCGCTGCGGAAATCTATGCCTACGGCACTGCCGTCCTGGTGGAGTAGGAGCGCGCCATGGAACTGTATATAGTTCTTGCGCTCCTCGTCCTGGGGTATGTGGCCGGAACGTATCGAGAGCGCCGGCACTACCGGTCCATACTGCGCCGGGAACAGGAGTTGGTGAACGTGCCGGTCAGCAGCATGAAGACCGTGCCCTTTGATGAAGACCGCATCGAGCGGGCCGAGCTGATTCAGGGCAGCGTGGTGGTGGGCACCGACTACTTCAAGCGTATCGCCGCATCCCTGCGCAATCTGTTCGGCGGCAACATCCGCGTCTATGAATCCCTGATCGACCGCGCCAGGCGGGAGGCCGTGCTGCGGCTCAAGGAGTCTGCCGGAGACGCCGACATCGTCGTCTGCCTCCGCATCGAGACCTCGACCATCGGCGCGGGCAGCAAGAACAAATACGCCTGCGTCGAGGCGTTCGCCTACGGCACGGCCATTACCCTCAAGGGACAATGCGCCTGACCAACAAGCTGCCGCAACGCAACCACAACCTTTCTCCGGCATCGCCTCTGGGGAACTTTCTCAAGAGCCTGATCGGAGGGGCGGTCATCCTCGCCGTGCTCTATTTCGGGATGGTCTGGATGCTCGACCTCTGCATCCCGCATATCTCCCCGGAGATGGAAGCGTGGCTGGGCAACGTATTCTCGCGCCATTATGACGGCGGCGGACGCACCGGGGAGGAGGTCCGGTTGCAGCATCTGCTGGACAGCCTCGCGGCTACCGGTCCTGCCCTGCCGTACCGGCCCGTGGTGCACATCGAGCAGTCTGACGGGGTCAACGCTTTTGCGCTCCCCGGCGGCAACATCGTTGTCCTGTCCGGTCTGCTGGACCAGGCCGCGTCCGAGCGTGAGGAGGCCTTTGTTCTGGCCCACGAGCTGGGGCACATTGCCCACCGCGATCATCTGCTCGGTCTGGGGCGGGCGATCACCCTGACTTCGCTCAACCTGCTGTGCTCCGCTGTGGCGGGCGTGGAGCTTCTGCCCGAAACCCTGGTGCTCTATGACCGGTCCGTCTCCCGGCAGCGTGAGGCCGCCGCCGATCGATTCGGCCTGGATCGCTTCTACCGGTTCTACGGCGATCTGGACGGCTCCTTCGACTTTTTCGAGCGCCAGAAGGCCCAGCGGGAGCAACCCGCCTGGGCCGAATACTTCTCCACCCATCCCGGCGCGGAGCACCGGATAGCCTTGTTGCAGCGTTACGCGGCGGACAAAGCGTACGCCGCCAAGCCGGTTCCCTGATTCCGCCCATTCCCTTTCCGGGCCGCATCTGGCATCCTCCTGCGGACACAAGGAGGCGACATGCAATACATATCCACACCGGACAGTCCTGCACCGGCGGGGCACTATTCCCAGGGCGTCGTGCACGGCGGGCTGGTCTACGTTTCGGGCATGCTGGCCGTGGACCCGGTCAGCGGAGAAAAGAAACTGGGCAGCGTGGAGGAACAGACCCTTCAGGCACTGAACAACGTGGAAGGCGTGCTCAAGGCCGCCGGTTCCTCGCGCGACAAGGTCCTCAAGTGCACCTGCTACGTGGCGGACATTGAGCTGTGGGGGCGGGTCAACACGGTTTATGCGGAATTTTTCGGGGAGCACAAACCGGCGCGGGCCGTGGTGCCCACCCGTGAGCTGCACTTCGGCTTTCTGGTGGAGATCGAGTGCGTGGCTGCTGTGGAGGAAGCGTAATGGCGACATTGGTATGCAAGGCGTGCGGTGAGCGTTTTCCGGACACGGACGCGCGCTGGCGCTGCGGTTGCGGCGGTGTGCTGGACCTGGATTTCACCCCTTCGCTGGACCCGGCCGAGGTGGCCGGGCGGCCCGCCACCCTGTGGCGCTACCGGGAGGCTCTGCCCGTACCCGAGGGTGCGGAGCTGACTTTGGGCGAAGGCTTCACCCCGCTCCTGCCGGTGGAGATCGGCGGGCGGGAGGTGCTGGTCAAGCAGGAGCATCTGGCCCCCACCGGCTCGTACAAGGACCGTGGCGCGGCGGTGATGATCGCTCTGGCCGCCCACCTGGGCGTGTCCGGCGTAGTGGAGGACTCCTCGGGCAACGCCGGGTGTGCGGTGGGCGCCTACTGTGCCAAGGCGGGCATTCCCTGCCGCATCTTCGTCCCGGCGGACAATTCTCCGGGCAAGCTCGGCCAGATAGAACTCTACGGCGCAGACCTGGTGGCCGTGCCCGGCAGCCGCGAGGACACCGCCGCGGCGTGCATGGAGGCCGCGGCCGACACCTTCTACGCCAGCCACGTGTACATGCCGCACTTCTTTCACGGCACCAAGACTTTCGCCTACGAAGTGGCTGAACAACTCGGCTGGCGCGCGCCCGACACCGTGGTCCTGCCCGCCGGGAACGGCACGCTTCTGCTCGGAGCTTATATCGGGTTCACCGAACTGGCCGGGATGGGGCTGATCGAGTCCGTGCCCCGGCTGATCGCGGTCCAGTCCGCCGGATGCGCGCCCCTGGCCGCAGCCTTCGAGGCCGGCGCATCGGTCCCGGCGGAGATCAGGACCTCCCCGACCCTGGCCGAAGGGATCGCCATTGCCGCGCCTGTTCGCGGGGCGGACATGCTCGAGGCCGTGCGCGCCACGGACGGACATTTCCTGGCAGTCGAAGAGGACGAGATACTGGCTGCCTTCCGGGATATGGGCCGCAAGGGATATTGCATCGAGCCGACCTCCGCCGCAGTCATTGCCGGGGCGGCCAGATATGTGCGGAGCGCCTCCCCGGACGAGGTGGTGGTCACCGCGTTCACGGGCCACGGGCTCAAGGCGGGAGATAAGCTGCATAAGCTCTCGGGAGTATAATCGTGGTGGAAAACGGCTCTTCCAACCCCAGGAGACCTTGGCTGGCCGCGCTCCTCTCCCTGGTCTGCACCGGGCTGGGGCAGGTCTATGCCGGGCCGTGGAAGCGCGGCGTGACGTTCCTTGCCGTAGAAGCGGTAATCGGCACGGCGGTCTTCGCCTGTCTCGGCACCATGACCGGCCTGGTAGCGGGCATGTCCGTGCTCGTGGTCTTCAATATCTATGTGGCGGCGGACGCCTTCCTTGTTGCGCGACGGGCTGGCGAATATCGCCTCGGACCGTGGAACCGGTGGTGGGTGTACGGCTTGGTCGTGGCCGTTGGCCTGGGGTTGGGCTCGGCCCTGGACGCGGTGGTTTCGGCCCGCTCCTACGAGACCTACCGGGTGCCGTCGGAGTCCATGGTGCCCACGCTGCTGGTGGGCGACCATTTCATGGCCGAGGTCCTCGCGGAGG encodes the following:
- the trpS gene encoding tryptophan--tRNA ligase produces the protein MSDNKRILSGMRPTGPLHLGHYFGVIANWIKLQEEYDCYFFVADWHALTSEYANPTRIKGFVPGLVKDWVASGLDPEKCVIFQQSKIKEHAELHLMLSMTTPLGWLERCPTYKEQKTELVQKDLNTYGFLGYPVLMSTDILMYKACAVPVGKDQLPHLELTREIARRFNHLNNTDLFPEPADMLTEESKLLGLDGRKMSKSYGNSIMLSEPMEEIMPKLRGMKTDENRLRKSDPGDPEICNLYPYHRLLTDPEKLPEIQEGCRNASWGCVDCKKLLMESMERFLTPMQERRAACTDERVREILHDGNKKARAFAEKTMDEVRQVTGFDY
- a CDS encoding glycosyltransferase family 2 protein, whose translation is MAAPKISVTLPCYNCGETVGRALDSILAQTCGDFEVVAVDDGSTDHTASVLAEYVRRDGRVRTFSIEHGGVVAAANAAIEAARGRYIARMDADDEMLPERLAAQAGLLDENPGLGLVGCRVRFGGCRESCAGYAHYVDWTNTLLTPEAISLNRFVEFPVPNPSILYRRECVETHGLYRDGDFPEDYELLLRWLEAGVAMAKVDEELLVWNDPPSRLSRNHPRYDVDAFYRVKSEYLARWLGANNPHHPVVHILGSGRTTRKRADLLLDHDIEFAAYHDVDPRKIGHVVNGVPVLDRDRIPQPGAGFCLPYVASRGAREEIAEFLEARGFVLGLDYLPAA
- the lepB gene encoding signal peptidase I, which gives rise to MVENGSSNPRRPWLAALLSLVCTGLGQVYAGPWKRGVTFLAVEAVIGTAVFACLGTMTGLVAGMSVLVVFNIYVAADAFLVARRAGEYRLGPWNRWWVYGLVVAVGLGLGSALDAVVSARSYETYRVPSESMVPTLLVGDHFMAEVLAEDEPLSRGDVVVFLEKRSGRHFVKRVIGLPGETVSMRDKTVHINGGRLDEPYARHISPVNLPVRDTFGAIPLGPDEYFVMGDNREESHDSRWLGPVKRSVMEGRAKYIYFPGGRENPDWTSRWGMEVR
- a CDS encoding threonine synthase, which translates into the protein MATLVCKACGERFPDTDARWRCGCGGVLDLDFTPSLDPAEVAGRPATLWRYREALPVPEGAELTLGEGFTPLLPVEIGGREVLVKQEHLAPTGSYKDRGAAVMIALAAHLGVSGVVEDSSGNAGCAVGAYCAKAGIPCRIFVPADNSPGKLGQIELYGADLVAVPGSREDTAAACMEAAADTFYASHVYMPHFFHGTKTFAYEVAEQLGWRAPDTVVLPAGNGTLLLGAYIGFTELAGMGLIESVPRLIAVQSAGCAPLAAAFEAGASVPAEIRTSPTLAEGIAIAAPVRGADMLEAVRATDGHFLAVEEDEILAAFRDMGRKGYCIEPTSAAVIAGAARYVRSASPDEVVVTAFTGHGLKAGDKLHKLSGV
- a CDS encoding HD-GYP domain-containing protein, producing the protein MVPKRSKPQYVSISPLMLRADSRVPFDVFLRHEGNYVLFNAAGMTLTGGQCRELAANSVNNVYIDKRSLDSYRTYLNEYITGILDDEGIPLDKRAEAWSNAAAMLGKELYEDKLPGPTFEKRYHRFEQLITSTAGFIQSPKPLKHLSGFISKGYNIYHHGISTMVYSMALMHEFGYQDFKILSCGMGALLHDIGKIGLPQDIVTKDPAELSGDEAAVLQLHPMVGARTCSCFNLSSIASNCILFHHERADGKGYPTKAGSEDIPQYVQIICLCNAYDTLTRNMPYRKALRPFEALKTIMDDDGMVEKPLLKRFVEMLSRAEIM
- a CDS encoding M48 family metallopeptidase — encoded protein: MRLTNKLPQRNHNLSPASPLGNFLKSLIGGAVILAVLYFGMVWMLDLCIPHISPEMEAWLGNVFSRHYDGGGRTGEEVRLQHLLDSLAATGPALPYRPVVHIEQSDGVNAFALPGGNIVVLSGLLDQAASEREEAFVLAHELGHIAHRDHLLGLGRAITLTSLNLLCSAVAGVELLPETLVLYDRSVSRQREAAADRFGLDRFYRFYGDLDGSFDFFERQKAQREQPAWAEYFSTHPGAEHRIALLQRYAADKAYAAKPVP
- a CDS encoding YbjQ family protein, which translates into the protein MELYIVLALLVLGYVAGTYRERRHYRSILRREQELVNVPVSSMKTVPFDEDRIERAELIQGSVVVGTDYFKRIAASLRNLFGGNIRVYESLIDRARREAVLRLKESAGDADIVVCLRIETSTIGAGSKNKYACVEAFAYGTAITLKGQCA
- a CDS encoding ATP-binding protein, with the protein product MKCSRCKKLACVALPSHHAGFCPECFPLFFTRQVETAIRREKMFTHDERILVALSGGKDSLALMLELKLQGYDVTGLHIDLGIPDSSWKARKKVEDFCDANDLKLEVFEMEAWGLPICDVKQYVDRPVCAVCGKLKRHHFNRIAREGGYDALATGHNLDDEVARLFANTLRWDTPYLSDQGPVLPASDGFVRKVKPLFRLSEFETANYAFLKGIEIHSDPCPYASGASFTNHKQLWGELEHRSPGQKFQFYNGFLQRGKLAFQALEKETGATLQPCEECGSPTSVGRCSICRIKESVHRKKAAAAEG
- a CDS encoding YbjQ family protein yields the protein MIVTNIESIPGKTVVEHFGLVSGNTIRAKHFGRDFMASLKNIVGGELKGYTELLQESREEATRRMTEEARELGANAVINVRFSTSSVAAGAAEIYAYGTAVLVE
- a CDS encoding site-2 protease family protein; this translates as MPAFFSAAALQQAVILAPGLLIALVCHEVAHGYVAYLLGDPTAKSMGRLTLNPIRHLDPLGTLAFFFVQFGWAKPVPINPNYFKDPRKGMLLTAIAGPGVNFILACVFAIVLHLLASIPFTQGGLAQSVVVPLYYICEAGVFVNLVLGIFNLIPIPPLDGSNVLAYFLPPRLAYKYMSLSRYGFFILIGLILVGRFSGYSLVGQVIFPLVSGAAALLGVNI
- a CDS encoding response regulator, with the protein product MSQPKILVVDDEKHIRMLYREELEADGYEVATSDGEEDILDVIGREDPTIVILDIKLGVNRSGLDLLQEIRSQNQQIPVILSTAYDSFQHDLKSIAADYYVVKSVDLTELKDKVRMAVNKAGM
- a CDS encoding RidA family protein, which gives rise to MQYISTPDSPAPAGHYSQGVVHGGLVYVSGMLAVDPVSGEKKLGSVEEQTLQALNNVEGVLKAAGSSRDKVLKCTCYVADIELWGRVNTVYAEFFGEHKPARAVVPTRELHFGFLVEIECVAAVEEA